A DNA window from Engraulis encrasicolus isolate BLACKSEA-1 chromosome 3, IST_EnEncr_1.0, whole genome shotgun sequence contains the following coding sequences:
- the sytl1 gene encoding synaptotagmin-like protein 1 isoform X1 — MEVELGELTDEETAAILDVLARDRELQEREERRVRELARRESDPECLRRLSGTWFTEERDRRHHKGGVDAVRASIRQKKRVKDVPVTTIFEDQTDIGSKVRAGEEEEAEEEEEEAREDDEEEKQSNGPEAPVRASTPVPAPRPRARTPRSKKNDEGETESSSGSQAVVDAEGDVSSSVRGPDEKVEKVEVAKEVEEAEEAEQADKAPSETHSSSLQETDAFSILELEPIKIGSTSSLQYNTMWNGSVTSLKSVGDMADVVVSGQIQFSIQYHHHRGELTVYVYRCQDLAQARRNRTPNPYVKVYLLPDVSAQSKRKTSVKKKAVNPIYNEMFTYKVADIRGRVLSLSVWHADPLRTNVFLGAAEAQLGHWDWDKTEPTWHSLQPRFLMDPAMGTTTGTILLSLKFIPAGSEGSGLPPTGELHIWLREAVVVTSKHRVPSTFIKSCVLPDEGQASGQRTRVVKRSASPLFNHTMVYDGIHPSDLEEICVEMTVWDKHTLTTHCLGGVRFSTGSGVSYDQAVSWMDSSEEEQKVWRTVMSHHNRWVEAALPLRTDLQPSV; from the exons ATGGAGGTTGAACTGGGAGAACTGACCGATGAGGagacggcggccatcttggatgttTTGGCAAGAGACCGAGAGctacaagagagagaggagaggagggtaag GGAGTTGGCCCGGAGAGAGAGTGACCCAGAGTGTCTACGTCGCCTATCAGGGACATGGTTTACTGAGGAGAGGGACCGACGACACCACAAGGGTGGAGTGGACGCTGTACGCGCCTCTATCCGCCAGAAGAAACGTGTTAAAG ATGTTCCTGTTACCACTATTTTTGAGGACCAGACGGACATTGGGAGTAAAgtaagagcaggagaggaggaggaggctgaagaggaagaggaggaggctagAGAAGATGACGAGGAGGAAAAGCAAAGTAACGG CCCTGAAGCCCCAGTGCGTGCGTCTACCCCTGTGCCTGCACCCCGGCCCAGGGCCAGGACGCCACGCTCAAAG AAGAACGATGAAGGAGAAACTGAAAGTTCTTCAGGAAGTCAAG CTGTGGTTGATGCAGAAGGTGATGTGTCCTCCTCAGTGAGAGGGCCGGATGAGAAGGTGGAGAAGGTGGAGGTGGctaaggaggtggaggaggcagaggaggctgAACAAGCAGACAAGGCTCCCAGTGAGACACACTCATCATCACTGCAG GAAACAGATGCATTCAGCATTCTGGAACttgagccaatcaaaattggaTCCACCAGCAGTTTGCAGTACAACACAATG TGGAATGGCAGTGTGACGAGTCTGAAGAGCGTGGGGGACATGGCGGATGTGGTGGTGAGCGGCCAGATCCAGTTCTCAatacagtaccaccaccaccGGGGGGAGCTCACCGTCTACGTCTACCGCTGCCAGGACCTCGCGCAGGCACGCAGGAACCGCACACCTAACCC GTATGTGAAGGTCTATCTCCTGCCCGATGTGTCTGCCCAGAGTAAGAGGAAGACATCGGTGAAGAAGAAGGCGGTCAACCCCATCTACAACGAGATGTTCACA TATAAAGTGGCTGACATTCGGGGCCGCGTGCTGTCCCTGTCCGTGTGGCATGCTGACCCGCTAAGGACCAACGTGTTCCTGGGGGCAGCGGAGGCACAGCTGGGACACTGGGACTGGGACAAGACCGAGCCCACCTGGCACTCCCTGCAGCCCAGG TTTCTTATGGATCCTGCCATGGGAACAACCACAGGAACAATTCTGTTGTCACTGAAGTTCATACCAGCTGGTTCtgaag GGTCCGGCCTTCCACCAACTGGAGAGCTGCACATCTGGCTCAGGGAGGCTGTAGTCGTCACCTCTAAACACAGAGTTCCCAGCACATTCATTAAAAG ttgtgtgttgccagatgagggccAGGCCAGTGGCCAGAGGACCCGTGTGGTCAAGCGCtcggcctctcctctcttcaaccaCACCATGGTGTACGACGGCATCCACCCCTCCGACCTAGAGGAGATCTGCGTGGAGATGACAGTGTGGGacaaacacacgctcaccacACACTGTTTAGGAGGAGTGAGGTTTAGCACAGGCTCAG gggtGAGCTATGACCAGGCGGTGTCGTGGATGGACTCGTCTGAAGAGGAGCAGAAGGTGTGGAGGACCGTCATGAGCCACCACAACCGCTGGGTGGAGGCAGCCCTGCCCCTCAGGACTGACCTGCAGCCCAGCGTCTGA
- the sytl1 gene encoding synaptotagmin-like protein 1 isoform X3 yields MEVELGELTDEETAAILDVLARDRELQEREERRVRELARRESDPECLRRLSGTWFTEERDRRHHKGGVDAVRASIRQKKRVKDVPVTTIFEDQTDIGSKVRAGEEEEAEEEEEEAREDDEEEKQSNGPEAPVRASTPVPAPRPRARTPRSKKNDEGETESSSGSQVRGPDEKVEKVEVAKEVEEAEEAEQADKAPSETHSSSLQETDAFSILELEPIKIGSTSSLQYNTMWNGSVTSLKSVGDMADVVVSGQIQFSIQYHHHRGELTVYVYRCQDLAQARRNRTPNPYVKVYLLPDVSAQSKRKTSVKKKAVNPIYNEMFTYKVADIRGRVLSLSVWHADPLRTNVFLGAAEAQLGHWDWDKTEPTWHSLQPRFLMDPAMGTTTGTILLSLKFIPAGSEGSGLPPTGELHIWLREAVVVTSKHRVPSTFIKSCVLPDEGQASGQRTRVVKRSASPLFNHTMVYDGIHPSDLEEICVEMTVWDKHTLTTHCLGGVRFSTGSGVSYDQAVSWMDSSEEEQKVWRTVMSHHNRWVEAALPLRTDLQPSV; encoded by the exons ATGGAGGTTGAACTGGGAGAACTGACCGATGAGGagacggcggccatcttggatgttTTGGCAAGAGACCGAGAGctacaagagagagaggagaggagggtaag GGAGTTGGCCCGGAGAGAGAGTGACCCAGAGTGTCTACGTCGCCTATCAGGGACATGGTTTACTGAGGAGAGGGACCGACGACACCACAAGGGTGGAGTGGACGCTGTACGCGCCTCTATCCGCCAGAAGAAACGTGTTAAAG ATGTTCCTGTTACCACTATTTTTGAGGACCAGACGGACATTGGGAGTAAAgtaagagcaggagaggaggaggaggctgaagaggaagaggaggaggctagAGAAGATGACGAGGAGGAAAAGCAAAGTAACGG CCCTGAAGCCCCAGTGCGTGCGTCTACCCCTGTGCCTGCACCCCGGCCCAGGGCCAGGACGCCACGCTCAAAG AAGAACGATGAAGGAGAAACTGAAAGTTCTTCAGGAAGTCAAG TGAGAGGGCCGGATGAGAAGGTGGAGAAGGTGGAGGTGGctaaggaggtggaggaggcagaggaggctgAACAAGCAGACAAGGCTCCCAGTGAGACACACTCATCATCACTGCAG GAAACAGATGCATTCAGCATTCTGGAACttgagccaatcaaaattggaTCCACCAGCAGTTTGCAGTACAACACAATG TGGAATGGCAGTGTGACGAGTCTGAAGAGCGTGGGGGACATGGCGGATGTGGTGGTGAGCGGCCAGATCCAGTTCTCAatacagtaccaccaccaccGGGGGGAGCTCACCGTCTACGTCTACCGCTGCCAGGACCTCGCGCAGGCACGCAGGAACCGCACACCTAACCC GTATGTGAAGGTCTATCTCCTGCCCGATGTGTCTGCCCAGAGTAAGAGGAAGACATCGGTGAAGAAGAAGGCGGTCAACCCCATCTACAACGAGATGTTCACA TATAAAGTGGCTGACATTCGGGGCCGCGTGCTGTCCCTGTCCGTGTGGCATGCTGACCCGCTAAGGACCAACGTGTTCCTGGGGGCAGCGGAGGCACAGCTGGGACACTGGGACTGGGACAAGACCGAGCCCACCTGGCACTCCCTGCAGCCCAGG TTTCTTATGGATCCTGCCATGGGAACAACCACAGGAACAATTCTGTTGTCACTGAAGTTCATACCAGCTGGTTCtgaag GGTCCGGCCTTCCACCAACTGGAGAGCTGCACATCTGGCTCAGGGAGGCTGTAGTCGTCACCTCTAAACACAGAGTTCCCAGCACATTCATTAAAAG ttgtgtgttgccagatgagggccAGGCCAGTGGCCAGAGGACCCGTGTGGTCAAGCGCtcggcctctcctctcttcaaccaCACCATGGTGTACGACGGCATCCACCCCTCCGACCTAGAGGAGATCTGCGTGGAGATGACAGTGTGGGacaaacacacgctcaccacACACTGTTTAGGAGGAGTGAGGTTTAGCACAGGCTCAG gggtGAGCTATGACCAGGCGGTGTCGTGGATGGACTCGTCTGAAGAGGAGCAGAAGGTGTGGAGGACCGTCATGAGCCACCACAACCGCTGGGTGGAGGCAGCCCTGCCCCTCAGGACTGACCTGCAGCCCAGCGTCTGA
- the sytl1 gene encoding synaptotagmin-like protein 1 isoform X2, with product MRRRRPSWMFWQETESYKRERRGGELARRESDPECLRRLSGTWFTEERDRRHHKGGVDAVRASIRQKKRVKDVPVTTIFEDQTDIGSKVRAGEEEEAEEEEEEAREDDEEEKQSNGPEAPVRASTPVPAPRPRARTPRSKKNDEGETESSSGSQAVVDAEGDVSSSVRGPDEKVEKVEVAKEVEEAEEAEQADKAPSETHSSSLQETDAFSILELEPIKIGSTSSLQYNTMWNGSVTSLKSVGDMADVVVSGQIQFSIQYHHHRGELTVYVYRCQDLAQARRNRTPNPYVKVYLLPDVSAQSKRKTSVKKKAVNPIYNEMFTYKVADIRGRVLSLSVWHADPLRTNVFLGAAEAQLGHWDWDKTEPTWHSLQPRFLMDPAMGTTTGTILLSLKFIPAGSEGSGLPPTGELHIWLREAVVVTSKHRVPSTFIKSCVLPDEGQASGQRTRVVKRSASPLFNHTMVYDGIHPSDLEEICVEMTVWDKHTLTTHCLGGVRFSTGSGVSYDQAVSWMDSSEEEQKVWRTVMSHHNRWVEAALPLRTDLQPSV from the exons ATGAGGagacggcggccatcttggatgttTTGGCAAGAGACCGAGAGctacaagagagagaggagaggagg GGAGTTGGCCCGGAGAGAGAGTGACCCAGAGTGTCTACGTCGCCTATCAGGGACATGGTTTACTGAGGAGAGGGACCGACGACACCACAAGGGTGGAGTGGACGCTGTACGCGCCTCTATCCGCCAGAAGAAACGTGTTAAAG ATGTTCCTGTTACCACTATTTTTGAGGACCAGACGGACATTGGGAGTAAAgtaagagcaggagaggaggaggaggctgaagaggaagaggaggaggctagAGAAGATGACGAGGAGGAAAAGCAAAGTAACGG CCCTGAAGCCCCAGTGCGTGCGTCTACCCCTGTGCCTGCACCCCGGCCCAGGGCCAGGACGCCACGCTCAAAG AAGAACGATGAAGGAGAAACTGAAAGTTCTTCAGGAAGTCAAG CTGTGGTTGATGCAGAAGGTGATGTGTCCTCCTCAGTGAGAGGGCCGGATGAGAAGGTGGAGAAGGTGGAGGTGGctaaggaggtggaggaggcagaggaggctgAACAAGCAGACAAGGCTCCCAGTGAGACACACTCATCATCACTGCAG GAAACAGATGCATTCAGCATTCTGGAACttgagccaatcaaaattggaTCCACCAGCAGTTTGCAGTACAACACAATG TGGAATGGCAGTGTGACGAGTCTGAAGAGCGTGGGGGACATGGCGGATGTGGTGGTGAGCGGCCAGATCCAGTTCTCAatacagtaccaccaccaccGGGGGGAGCTCACCGTCTACGTCTACCGCTGCCAGGACCTCGCGCAGGCACGCAGGAACCGCACACCTAACCC GTATGTGAAGGTCTATCTCCTGCCCGATGTGTCTGCCCAGAGTAAGAGGAAGACATCGGTGAAGAAGAAGGCGGTCAACCCCATCTACAACGAGATGTTCACA TATAAAGTGGCTGACATTCGGGGCCGCGTGCTGTCCCTGTCCGTGTGGCATGCTGACCCGCTAAGGACCAACGTGTTCCTGGGGGCAGCGGAGGCACAGCTGGGACACTGGGACTGGGACAAGACCGAGCCCACCTGGCACTCCCTGCAGCCCAGG TTTCTTATGGATCCTGCCATGGGAACAACCACAGGAACAATTCTGTTGTCACTGAAGTTCATACCAGCTGGTTCtgaag GGTCCGGCCTTCCACCAACTGGAGAGCTGCACATCTGGCTCAGGGAGGCTGTAGTCGTCACCTCTAAACACAGAGTTCCCAGCACATTCATTAAAAG ttgtgtgttgccagatgagggccAGGCCAGTGGCCAGAGGACCCGTGTGGTCAAGCGCtcggcctctcctctcttcaaccaCACCATGGTGTACGACGGCATCCACCCCTCCGACCTAGAGGAGATCTGCGTGGAGATGACAGTGTGGGacaaacacacgctcaccacACACTGTTTAGGAGGAGTGAGGTTTAGCACAGGCTCAG gggtGAGCTATGACCAGGCGGTGTCGTGGATGGACTCGTCTGAAGAGGAGCAGAAGGTGTGGAGGACCGTCATGAGCCACCACAACCGCTGGGTGGAGGCAGCCCTGCCCCTCAGGACTGACCTGCAGCCCAGCGTCTGA